One stretch of Oceanimonas pelagia DNA includes these proteins:
- the nhaC gene encoding Na+/H+ antiporter NhaC: MTTQAPQKPGFWLACLPIALTFVVLGVQLFYFGNFTPHVPLAMGVAITALIGWLRGYRWHDMEDGIMHVVRLGLQSVGILIIVGMIVGIWIASGTVPYLIKLGLSLISPELFLAACVLICAVVSVSLGTSWGTTGTVGLALMGIGNGFDIPMYWTAGAVVSGAFFGDKMSPLSDTTNLAPAVTGVDLFDHIRNMLPTTVPAMLIALGIYLVAGFSFIGDQAVDFARIDGIIAGLDRHFALSWILLLPLVVTIGLALKKMPALPTLFAGALLGLATAMLTQGVGLQQAFEFMFSGYQIDTGVREIDALLNRGGIQSMTWVITLMLVALAFGGVLERTGCLTVIVEKILGRAKSFGAMQGSAIATSAMTNVVGGDPYLSIALPGRMYAPAYKAKGYSPLNLSRACEEGGTLISPLIPWNAGGAVVITALGLGIAEGHTENLLYIPLAFACWLSPLIGMAYGYLGWFSPRATAAEQEQWQREEAGPAPEPLAVK; this comes from the coding sequence ATGACAACACAAGCCCCCCAAAAACCCGGCTTCTGGCTGGCCTGCCTGCCCATCGCCCTTACCTTTGTGGTGCTGGGTGTGCAGCTGTTTTATTTCGGCAATTTCACCCCCCATGTGCCCCTGGCCATGGGCGTGGCCATTACCGCGCTGATCGGCTGGCTGCGCGGCTATCGCTGGCACGACATGGAAGACGGCATCATGCACGTGGTGCGTCTCGGCCTGCAGTCGGTGGGCATACTGATCATCGTGGGCATGATCGTCGGCATCTGGATCGCCAGCGGCACCGTACCCTACCTCATCAAGCTGGGCCTCAGTCTGATCTCGCCGGAATTGTTCCTGGCCGCCTGCGTGCTGATCTGCGCCGTGGTGTCGGTGTCACTCGGTACCTCCTGGGGCACCACGGGCACCGTGGGCCTGGCGCTGATGGGCATTGGCAACGGCTTTGACATTCCCATGTACTGGACCGCCGGTGCCGTGGTGTCGGGCGCCTTTTTCGGCGACAAGATGTCACCGCTGTCGGACACCACCAACCTGGCCCCGGCGGTGACCGGTGTGGACCTGTTCGACCATATTCGCAACATGCTGCCCACCACGGTGCCCGCCATGCTGATTGCCCTGGGCATTTACCTGGTGGCAGGCTTTTCCTTTATCGGCGATCAGGCGGTGGACTTCGCCCGTATCGACGGCATCATCGCCGGCCTGGATCGGCACTTTGCGCTGTCCTGGATCCTGCTGCTGCCGCTGGTGGTTACCATTGGCCTGGCACTGAAAAAGATGCCGGCCCTGCCCACCCTGTTTGCCGGTGCCCTTCTGGGCCTGGCCACCGCCATGCTGACCCAGGGAGTGGGACTGCAACAGGCCTTTGAGTTCATGTTCAGCGGCTATCAGATAGACACCGGCGTGCGTGAAATTGACGCCCTGCTCAACCGCGGCGGCATTCAGAGCATGACCTGGGTGATTACCCTGATGCTGGTGGCGCTGGCCTTTGGCGGCGTGCTGGAGCGCACCGGCTGCCTGACGGTGATCGTGGAGAAGATTCTCGGCCGGGCCAAAAGCTTTGGCGCCATGCAGGGCTCCGCCATTGCCACCTCGGCCATGACCAATGTGGTGGGCGGCGACCCTTACCTGTCCATCGCCCTGCCCGGCCGCATGTATGCCCCCGCCTACAAGGCCAAGGGCTACTCGCCGCTCAACCTGTCCCGCGCCTGTGAAGAAGGCGGCACCCTGATTTCGCCGCTCATTCCCTGGAACGCCGGCGGCGCCGTGGTGATCACCGCCCTGGGGCTGGGCATTGCCGAAGGCCACACCGAGAACCTGCTGTACATTCCCCTGGCCTTTGCCTGCTGGCTGTCGCCGCTGATCGGCATGGCCTATGGCTACCTGGGCTGGTTCTCCCCCAGGGCCACGGCAGCAGAGCAGGAACAATGGCAGCGGGAAGAGGCCGGGCCTGCCCCCGAACCGCTCGCGGTGAAATAA
- a CDS encoding ATP-binding protein, which yields MNALLTLLPRYRRRHPLSFRLFWLIIGVSLCFTLLSTAVQVWLDHRKIGREMEERLVLIEHSYLDSLSQSLWDLNLPQARLQLESMLDMPHMASLTVTGDGLEQPLTLSRGPERDEVNRHRFELVYASPSLGPQSVGQLEVAFSRQSIRHQLISRARSILLGQSLTVLLIALSLMLVFQRRVTRHLERMARYVEQIGEGRPDPAPLGLARSPGALPDELDTLVGAINTMRQSVERRQSELQHDKAKLEALVDKRTRHLRQAKEEAEAADSAKSRFIANMTHELRTPMNGILGTLALLKPAMEHRSEKGLIDTLQHSADHLLMLLNDVLDYAALEQGPLPEEPAPFALSELLESTIGMMQGYAGAKQIRLRLNAPDTLPWLSGHAGRVRQVLINLLSNAIKFTDEGGQVRLAVRPVGKGWQFVVEDNGIGIAAEQQDRIFDRFTQADESISRRYGGTGLGLAISRRLIEAMGGSLTLDSAPGRGSRFGFTLPLTTVSAPARTRHTELTALPSLSLLLVEDVAINRGILTALLEQHHHLVSQAESGEQALDMARQQAFDVILMDMHLPGMDGLETSRLMREQLTGLNQDTPIIALTASVTPEDIRRYLDAGLKAVVAKPVQWPRLTQALAQAMGIRLQPEPALTRPLLQEHLRVLGRGRLLAMARNFAGELPGKLAELQRAADDEDHDELARLAHRLGGTAGMLDQPRLAEALAELERAAENQTFLLPHLLIAVERAAKQARNDLATLCRRLERAT from the coding sequence ATGAATGCCCTGCTGACCCTGCTGCCCCGCTACCGGCGGCGGCACCCGTTAAGTTTTCGCCTGTTCTGGCTGATCATCGGCGTCAGCCTGTGCTTTACCCTGCTGTCCACCGCCGTGCAGGTGTGGCTGGATCACCGCAAGATCGGCCGGGAAATGGAAGAGCGCCTGGTGCTGATTGAACACAGCTACCTCGACAGCCTGTCCCAGAGCCTGTGGGATCTGAACCTGCCCCAGGCCCGGCTGCAGCTGGAAAGCATGCTCGACATGCCCCACATGGCCAGCCTCACGGTCACCGGTGACGGCCTGGAGCAGCCCCTCACCCTCAGCCGGGGCCCGGAACGTGACGAAGTCAACCGCCACCGTTTCGAGCTTGTGTATGCCAGCCCGTCGCTGGGGCCGCAAAGCGTGGGACAGCTGGAAGTGGCCTTCAGCCGGCAGAGCATTCGCCACCAGCTGATCAGCCGCGCCCGCAGCATATTGCTGGGCCAGTCGCTCACCGTGCTGCTGATTGCCCTCAGCCTGATGCTGGTGTTTCAGCGCCGGGTCACCCGCCATCTGGAACGCATGGCCCGCTATGTGGAGCAAATCGGCGAGGGCCGCCCCGACCCCGCTCCCCTCGGCCTGGCGCGCAGCCCGGGCGCCCTGCCCGACGAACTCGACACCCTGGTGGGGGCCATCAACACCATGCGCCAGTCGGTGGAGCGGCGCCAGAGCGAACTGCAACACGACAAGGCCAAGCTGGAGGCCCTGGTCGACAAGCGCACCCGGCACCTGCGCCAGGCCAAGGAAGAGGCGGAAGCGGCCGACAGCGCCAAGTCCCGTTTTATTGCCAACATGACCCACGAGCTGCGCACCCCCATGAACGGCATTCTGGGCACCCTGGCCCTGCTCAAGCCGGCCATGGAGCACAGATCTGAAAAAGGTCTGATCGACACCCTGCAACATTCGGCCGATCACCTGCTGATGCTGCTCAACGACGTGCTCGACTACGCCGCCCTGGAGCAGGGCCCGCTGCCGGAAGAGCCGGCGCCCTTTGCCCTGAGCGAACTGCTGGAAAGCACCATTGGCATGATGCAGGGTTATGCCGGCGCCAAGCAGATACGGCTGCGCCTGAACGCCCCCGATACCCTGCCCTGGCTCTCGGGCCATGCCGGCCGGGTGCGCCAGGTGCTGATCAACCTGCTCTCGAACGCCATCAAGTTCACCGACGAGGGCGGCCAGGTGCGCCTGGCGGTACGGCCGGTGGGCAAGGGCTGGCAGTTTGTGGTGGAAGACAACGGCATCGGCATTGCCGCCGAGCAGCAGGACCGCATTTTCGACCGCTTTACCCAGGCCGACGAGAGCATCAGCCGGCGCTATGGCGGCACCGGCCTGGGACTGGCCATTTCCCGCCGGCTGATTGAGGCCATGGGCGGCTCGCTTACGCTGGACAGTGCTCCCGGCCGGGGCAGCCGCTTTGGCTTTACCCTGCCGCTGACCACGGTGAGCGCGCCGGCCAGAACCCGCCACACCGAGCTGACCGCCCTGCCCAGCCTGAGTCTGCTGCTGGTGGAGGACGTGGCCATCAACCGGGGCATTCTCACCGCCCTGCTGGAGCAGCATCATCATCTGGTGAGCCAGGCCGAAAGCGGCGAACAGGCGCTGGACATGGCCCGCCAGCAGGCCTTTGACGTGATTTTGATGGACATGCACCTGCCGGGCATGGACGGCCTGGAAACCAGCCGGCTGATGCGCGAACAGCTTACCGGCCTGAACCAGGACACCCCCATCATAGCGCTCACCGCCAGCGTCACCCCGGAAGACATTCGCCGCTATCTGGATGCCGGCCTGAAGGCGGTGGTGGCCAAGCCGGTGCAATGGCCCCGGCTGACCCAGGCCCTGGCCCAGGCCATGGGCATCAGGCTGCAACCGGAGCCGGCCCTGACCCGGCCGCTGCTGCAGGAACACCTGCGGGTGCTGGGCCGCGGCCGGCTGCTGGCCATGGCCAGAAACTTTGCCGGCGAACTGCCCGGCAAGCTGGCGGAGCTGCAACGGGCGGCAGACGACGAGGATCATGACGAACTGGCGCGACTGGCCCACCGCCTGGGAGGCACCGCCGGCATGCTGGATCAGCCCCGCCTGGCCGAGGCACTGGCCGAGCTGGAGCGCGCCGCCGAAAACCAGACGTTTTTGCTGCCCCACCTGCTCATCGCCGTGGAGCGGGCGGCAAAACAGGCCCGGAACGACCTGGCTACCCTGTGCCGGCGACTGGAACGCGCCACCTGA
- a CDS encoding substrate-binding periplasmic protein: MLRLLLLWLLPALALAEPRVLTACGHPVYPPLSWAQNGELTGIAPHLARKLLAEQGYQLDMRVFGNWERCQLAARRGKVDLIVAAYKTQARETDFLFSSTPIVADPVVLFTHFGNGSRVPWNLTDKTLGLLFGDSFGDEFDKLAATHPHVERVSTGEQNFHKLALGRIDYMPVGLATGRLQAQKLGLTERVLPLPELLTLEYYHLAVPRHSPLAPLLPALSNRLSQLAETGYIEQITPYFERHYLDAP, encoded by the coding sequence ATGCTGCGCCTGCTGCTGTTGTGGCTGCTGCCCGCGCTGGCACTGGCCGAGCCCCGTGTACTCACCGCCTGCGGCCACCCCGTGTATCCGCCGCTGTCCTGGGCCCAGAACGGCGAGCTCACCGGCATTGCCCCGCACCTGGCGCGCAAGCTGCTGGCCGAGCAGGGTTACCAGCTGGACATGCGGGTCTTCGGCAACTGGGAACGCTGCCAGCTGGCGGCCCGCCGCGGCAAGGTGGACCTGATTGTGGCCGCCTACAAGACCCAGGCCCGGGAAACGGACTTTTTATTCAGCAGCACGCCCATCGTGGCCGACCCTGTGGTGCTGTTCACCCATTTCGGCAATGGCAGCCGGGTACCCTGGAATCTCACCGACAAGACCCTGGGGCTGCTGTTTGGCGACAGTTTCGGCGACGAATTCGATAAGCTGGCCGCCACCCACCCCCATGTGGAGCGGGTCTCCACCGGCGAGCAGAACTTTCACAAGCTGGCCCTGGGCCGCATCGACTACATGCCCGTGGGCCTGGCCACCGGCCGGCTGCAGGCGCAAAAGCTCGGGCTGACCGAGCGCGTGCTGCCCCTGCCCGAGCTGCTCACCCTGGAATATTACCACCTGGCCGTGCCCAGACACTCGCCCCTGGCGCCCCTGCTGCCGGCGCTGTCAAACCGGTTATCGCAGCTTGCCGAAACCGGGTATATTGAACAAATCACGCCGTACTTTGAACGCCATTACCTGGACGCCCCCTGA